The region ACAGGGCAGGAACTAAGGATTTCTTTTAGGAAGCTtctacattcgaggtgagtttcctcaccataccaatgggtctaaggcagcAAGGCCAGCCCATTTAGTTAGTTGTAGTGTTTACTTCGGATTCACTACTGATATGTCCGGTATGCTTATATATGAGAATGGGCTAGTACTTATTGACTATCTATGTGAAGACCCCGAGGGGAGCCCGTGacagttggatataagaccatgtggaggaGCCAATGACACATAagagtaagaccttggagggagcccacgacatccttatatttCTATGTATGAGTTATGTAGGATGATAGATATTTTTGTGATATACAATAAGCTAGTTGACTATTATGTTATTTTAATGAAAGACCcccgggggagcccgtggcagttggatataagaccatgtagggggAGCCTGTGGCATTCCTAGGTAAGGACcttgtgggggagcccatggcaagtAGTAGAGACCAtgaggggagcccatgacatgtaGTTATAAGACCTTAGGAGGAGCCCAcagcatccttatatgtttgtgtgcATGGTTTATGTAGCTCTgatagctaatatggattatgtgactatgtggattgtgtggggtatcctctggggaactcactaagcttcgtggttacagttttggttatggtttcaggtatcatcggtttgGAAAGGAATGGTtcgacttgatcgcagcgcacacaCCCATTTTTTCCGTAAtatttgattttgggatgaactctgataaatgtttttaattagcaAAGTTTTGGGAAGCCTGGATTTAAAATATATGTGTGTTTTAACCATAATGAAAAATagaatttttacccttgatttttgagTCGTTACACTCTTAGTTTTCGTGACACCACTCATCCTAATCATGTGTGTCTATTGCCATAGTCATTGTATGGACTTAAACAATCCCCCACGCCTGTACGTGGTATAAAATATTTGCGGACTACATTTCAACCATCAGTTTTTCACATACCAAATCTGATTATTCGCTTTTCATTTATCGTCAGGGACGAGACATGGCATGTATTTTATTATATGTAGATAATATTGTTTTAACGGCTTCATCAGATGTTTTACAAGCTTCAATTATCTTAATGCTTAGCTCTAGTTTGCTATGAAAGATTTGGGACCTTTGCATTATTTTTTGGGTATTGCGGTTGAACGACATAGATCTCTTCTTATCGGTAGTTTAGTAGTCGTAGGTTCTTAAACCTTTGTTTTTGCTTAGTGTCTTTTTTTATGCTTAGTGTTTTTGTGTATGTTCTTGTGTATGCTTCCTCTTTGTGTGTGTTCTTGTTTTGCCAATTTTATAGATGTGGGTGATTGAACTGAAGTGAGAAATAAAAGGGTTGTTTGAAAAGATCAGAATATTCACATACACGTGGCAGAAGAGGGATCTTAACCGTTCCACCTTAACAACAAATAAGGTGAGGGACCAACCGTGTTACGTAGGTTTGGATAATTAAGATACCACGAGTGCAAGAAAAGAATATTGTAGACTAAAGGCGTTGATTTCaacaaaccacatggaccatacATATAATTTCAAACAACTTTCGGCTACTAGCTTTTGAATGTTTGCACCTATTTTTTCTGGACATTACTTCATGAATAGAAACTAGAGTAGTGCCGAGTTCACCATATATAGTCCATCTCAGCCACAATGTTGTCTAACCTTACTTTGTCACAAGCACCAAAAGGGCAAAAGGGGAGCCTTAATATACATTTAaattaaagtttaaaaaaaaaaaaaaaaacatttaaaaagaatAATGAATAATTCAAAACGCACAGTAACAATTTACAATAATAGGTTTTAGATAGATTCGAAACACCGATAAATAATATTCAAACTCGACAGTTCGGTTCTAGCCTTAATCCCCTCACACATACATACTAACAGGAGATTTACAGTCAGAATGTCATAACTGCAAAACCTAATTAACGTAAGAGATGTAAAGTTTCATGAAAACAAAAATTAAGAATATGTAAATTAAAGTTATTATACGTTTTAGTAACGATAAAAATTTCTACTTGATCCGGTGAAATTGGCATATAGACCTTGCTGATCTGGCCGGTAGGGAAGATACGGCGGAAGACGGTTACCTCCCGCTTTCGCTTTATGCACTGGGGTATTAGATTCCGTCTTACTATATATTCCACCGCCGTCGACGGCAGAAGTTAATTTAGCAGTTTTCTCAGTCTTCTTAACCTTTTCGTTGTTCATCTTCTGCTTCGTTGCAATCGGAGGAGTGAAAATGTCAACCTTGCCGGCTGAATAGTTGTCGTCACTGTAGCTTCGCTTGAGTAGATCTCGAACCTTCCACCTCTTCGAATTATTATCAAACGATATGGAATTGCTCTTCTTATGCTTTCCATGCGATTCGGACTTCGGGTTCCAGACGCAGTACGTTCCCGGCGAAATTCTGTCCAGATCATCCGCCTCTGACGAGGAAGACGACGCCGAGAGATCTTCTCTGAAAAGCATCATCAGAGAATGCCGCGCCGCCGGAGACGGCTTAGGATCAGTCCCCGAAGTATCAACATCGTTACTGGAATTAGGATCGACGTCTAACAATAAACTTCTATCGAATAGCGGATAGCTCCGCGAGATCTGACTGTCGGCAGTTGAAACCGGAAACAGATTAGAGTCTCTACAAACAACAGGGAACTCGAACTCTATTTCATCTTCGTTGGGAGTGTCTTCCTCATTTTCCTTCAAGTTTCCGGTAGGAGTATTAGTCATTACCCCCTCATCTTCGCCAGTATTCTCCCGATTATTATCAACACCGAAGTCGAAGATATCGTCTCCGAATCCATTGTCGTTTCGAAGTAATTCTTGGACAACTCTATCTGCAATATCCGTGAGGTTGTTAGAAGAATGTGTGTTGAAGCTCGGTGATGCATCGACTATGGAGCTGGACTGCATGTTCGTAGCCGGCCGGCGGAGATGAAATTTGTGATCTGTTTTGGGTGGTTTCGGTGAGATATTATAATTTTGAAGAGAGAAAGAGGGAGTTGAGAGTTGAGATGAAAAATGAATTAACAAGTGTTTGATGTGGAGGCAGGTGAGAATATATAGGCTATGGCGTCATGGGATGTGGACATTACAGGATATAAACCATCTTAAGGTGTATTGAAATTTGAAAAGATCTGAAATCTAGATTAATGTTAAAATAGAGATTATGTTAGATTGTAAAAATGCATGAAATACATATTATCAATTTTAAGGTGGTCGCGTGGTCGATCACCATTCCCTTGCTTCACATCTTTAATATTCTCTCTCGTCCACGTATTGTTGTCCACGCATTACCACAACGTCCGCTAGTCAAATATTTCTTTTCATATGGTCAACCAAACCAAGATTTACAAATACCAAAACAGAAATATATATACAAGCTATGTAATGCCAGAGACGAAGGATGATCGGGATATATGTAGTCTAGGGATAACTTTTTAACCAAAAAATCAAATTGGAATCGGAGCGGTTGGAACCAACTAGTAGAACCGACCCGAAACGAGTTGGAACCGATTATTAGTATTCGGTCCAATTTTCGATTTCCCATTCACTTCATAATTAGTTTTTGGTTATTCCGATTCCAAAACTGGTGTAGTCTGAATGAGGCAGAAGTCTCGATACTAGGACACTAGCAATGGTGTTCCCAGCGTACCACATCAAATAAAGTTCATGCCCAGTAGTCTCATTAAGACATTAGATATGATTAATCACAAATTGAAAATGTTCTTCAAACTAATGTTCAAGAGGATTTGAGTAGTGTACATTACTTTTCTCTGAAATGTATCAAACGTTCATTTGAAGTATTGAATAAGAGGTGTTGCGACATTTACTCTCCAAACTATATTAAATGAATGACTCGATATGAATGATTTCAACATTGTTGAATGAAATCGTCAATATATACCTGATAAAATAGAAGATCCAAGATCTAACCATGTTAACACTTGAGAATCAAGCTATAAGACGTGAGAAATTCATAATACTTTTGCAAATACAACATAAAGTAATGTGTTTTAAACCTATAAgtaattgaaaaactttttgcCACTAACTCAtttgaaatttattttaatataacGTGTCATTCAAAATAACGTTAGTTTTTATCATATATTAACATgtcattttatattattttatatttgttgtataacttATTAATTAGTTTTTATCATATGTTATTACTTTATCAGTCAGTTAATTACTACCGATTATTTTATAAGAACAAAATTCTTTTAGTTATTTTACCAAGCATGACCTTCAACATTTCATCAATCCGTTCACAAAGACATGTAAAATAAATGAGAAACAAACAGACACGTAAAAGAAACTTAGCTTAGttagattttatttataaaacatgATTCTAAAATCAATATTAATTTAAAAGTTTATGTTAATaatcaaatttaaaaataaaaatagaaactcCGTTGTTTTTGGAAATTGTATCTCTTATTTCTTAGTAAAGTTAATTATATAAGACTTAAATGTTTATTTAAGATTAAATAAACTGAATTATTTTTGTACATTCATTGTCCTTGTGATATAAGGAGTGTCGGTCTATTAATTTTCATGTCTAAGAGGATATAATAAAAGAATTATGTCCCTATTTTTGTACAATATGATAGACAAAACGACatataagttttttttaactTCTGTGAAaccattttaaaataataaatttagaTAAATCAAATGCTTCTTGAAGAAAAAAATAAGGATGATGCCATGCTTCTAGAAGAGAAAAAATAGATACTCCTTATGTGGTGGGCCGGTGGCTTCTTGCTGGCTCATCTTTTTCTTGCCAGATGTagattaaatattttatatattgttAATTGATTGTTAATAACTTTTAGTAATAGTTAACGCAAAATTTGATTTAACAACAAAAGTACAAATTGAAAGGCCCAATTTatccttttaatttcttttatgttTCAAGAAATATCTTTTACTTTAAAATTATTCACATAAAAAAATGGTAATATGATCGGTCTAATTTAGATTAAAAGCAAAATAAGTTATTTACATGCGGATTGTTTTTAACAATATTTCATTTAACCTACCTTTGACATCATGAATAGTTGAATACAATTTATATCGCCGCCTTTTATATGAAAGTTTTATTACCCGgtattgaaattaaaaaaaaaaatctcttaaAGTGATAGCAATATATAAAGTTGTTATAAATTATATTTGGAGAAAGAGAaagttttcaattttaaaatagttTGTAAAAAGTATATACTAAATACGGGTGAAAAAAAGGGGATGCCACATGCCAGCATTCTTTGCCTGTGTGACTATGGCCTATTGATACCAACACCACTGtccaaaatatattttatttggaTATTGTTTAAAATTCTTAATGTCCAAAAGAATGgctaatttaaaaataattattatggGGAAGCGATTATTATGATATTTAAAAATCATACTCGTAATTCAAAAATAATACTATTTTTGTTAtattaatttttgaccaaaattaATTAGTAAACAAAAATCTTTTCTAATTAACAATCTTTaaagtatttttttaataaatttatttattatctTTTCTAATTAACAATCTTTAAAgttttttcctattacttttaaATGAtagaattttttataaaatatattatgtTTTCTATTTAATCAAATAGATAGACtgctcaaatatatatatatatatatatatatatatatatatatatatatatatatatatatatatatatatatatatatatatatattagttattttttgaattttaagaggtataagTTACAAAGCTTTGTGTACAAATCATCTAtacataaataaatcattaatattTGTCACAAGTTTAAAGCCTTGAATTAAGAAAGGTTATTAAGAAATTTAATTTGGagcaaaatgacaattttaaaatattaaatttatgtatataaattaatttatattttttaaactagACACCGATgttaattaatttacatcaaatgtataaacagacaatataaatataagatgtaaacataaatattttatctAAAAGTGTTAACTTTTTatacataataattaataataaaatttaataattatttcctcATAAGAAAATTATTCAATAAAAGAGTTATTTATGGTCGCCGCTTTGCACAGGCacacatctaatatatatatatatatatatatatatatatatatatatatatatatatatatatatatatatatatatatatatatatatatatatatatatatatatatataaagggcttctagcccagcggtatcaggtggtgtCCTCCCTCTTTGAGGTCGCGGGTTCAAGTCCTgtcgtggacataggtggaattaGATTTTAGTTTAAAAGTAGATTAATATATTTGTATTTGCcggttcaatatatatatatatatatatatatatatatatatatatatatatatatatatatatatatatatatattatagttattTTGGAACCGATCGAGAACAATTATTATGAGAAACTCTAACACCCCGCTCCTGAGTTGAAgcaaagaaaataaaagaaaagaaaggaaaataaatttGTCTTTTGTGCTCCCCAGTTGGAGAGAAATGGAAGGAAGGTTAAACATTTTAATCTTTCTtttcaaatcctcccaaatcgaaAGGAAAGTGATTCTTCCATTTCCTTCCACTTTCTTCCTTTAATGAAAATCGGGAGCATCAATCTCTCTTACTTTCCTCTCATTTCCGctcatttcctttcttttctctccttacGTTGAACTCGGGAGCAGGGTGTAAAAGAAATTAAGAAGATGGTGTTTACTATACAGTTGGAGTAGCTACGAAAAAAGATCTTTCGTtttaatggtaaaatattattattattttttacaaCAAAATTTATTAAAAAGGAACCAACGGAAAGTTGGACCACAAAAGAGTACAACAAATAAAAAAGGGGAAAAAAAAAGGAGAATCCATATGAAGCAAACAAACCAACTAAAACACAAAGAAGGCAAAAATAACAGAAAACATGAACATCACCCAGATAAGTGGAACTGGGGAAGCACATCAACTGAATAAAGCAACATGTAAACAACCCAAGAGtaaaaaatgcaaactttatcgAAGCAACATCAATTGGAGGTGGACTCCAGCGGGAACACGAGCTACGAAATAGGAGGAGGAGCAACTTTTATACAAAGACCATACTCCAACTATTTAATTTTGAAGGCAACTAATTATATCCACTTCAGTTAGCCCTTGGTACAAACCAGCAACAACCATGATTTCAGTGAGGGCTAAAATCGTCCAGCCCATCGTTTTGTAGTCATAGACATCCAACCCTTCGTGTAGCAACAGATATGCGAGCTTTGTCACAGTAATGTGTTAAGTGTCCAGAAAACCTAATACTCACATCTAAGAACTTCCAAAAATGGTCAAGTAAGATATACCAGATTAACAATCACACACACACCAACACCAAGTGTAGACCCCAGCCCCCCAACCCAATGACCACAAAAGAACATAGCCCCAAAAAAATGTTAACTTGCAGCAATACCTATAATATGTCTACCCATTGAATTGAAACAAACAACAAACCGACACTTGTTGCAGTAAACATAACACCAAATAACGCCAAGAATTCCAAGGCCCATCCCCCACCCATCTATTTGTCAAACCGTGAAAGGGGATACACACCATTTTTCCCAAGTTAAAGAGAACTATCTACCTTTGTTTTTTACACAAAGGAACGCATTTGCTTTTATTTCCCCAACAACTGTGACCTGTGATTTAACAGTTTAACTGAAAACAAGATCGTTTCTTACCCACCAAGTGAACAAGAAAGTGATTAGAATGACGCGTGGGTGATCTTCTTTTGCAATGGAGATTGTAGGAAGCAATGGACGGTCGATATAAGTTGTTCAAGAGAATGAATCTCATCAATCCTTAATTCACACCAAATCCCCAATAAAGATCAAATTTTATGTACCCATCGACATTGTAAAAAGAGATGGGCTACGGTTTTCTCTTCTATGCCACAAAAAACATATTGAGTCGAAGGTACATCAATCCCACGTTTAGAGATCTCTACCATGGATGGTAGGTGATTAAGTACCGCACGCCACAAAAAGCACATTGAAAATTTGTTGTAAGTGTATTTCTTCTTCAaacttttgtttgtttttatgaTAGAACATAATAGgtcaatataaaaaaaaaatacaatgtaATATTTTTTGATTAGTTTTTAATTTCtttagttttaataattaaacCCGTATATTTTGTATGCATTTTTAAAAAGTTAGTTCATCTTACCTACAATTGGTTCGTTAGATAACTTAATTTTGaacataataaatataaaaataaaatcttCATAAAattatgatttacttgataaaattATATACTTTATAGGCTATAAAGTATATGATAAGAAATTAACAATCACGTAGAAAAGTTTTATTTTGACTCCCTCTTACAATTGTAAGAATCCAACTTGGGTTTTGGAAAAGGATATGAACCGTACAAAATGAGGGAATGAGACAATCAATACTAGAAGTCCATATTTAGTCGTTATTCATCGTAACTCTAACGAGTTATTTTAATAAGGTCTTCACTTGTTAAACTTCTCACTTCAAACGTTTCGCTAAATCATTTGTCCAAACTCGATTTTATGcaattttgctttttttttttctttttcatgaaTAACAATGGTATTCAAAAGTCAAAACCATGCATGTAAGCTTCTTCATGACTCATTCTTGttatcttatttatttgtttttcttaaACTATGCATCATTTATATATAAGGTGTTGAAGCTTGCGGATTCGAACCCTAATGAAGACTTGTTCGAGTTCTCTTACTTTTTCTCTAAACTATGCATCATATAATAGTATTATATATAAACCTTGTATGTAAGTGCCTGTGTACAGGAACTATAGAATTGTAATCCATATGTATAACtgggttgttttttttttaattcttacaGATAAACCCAAAATATTACACTTTATTTGTTACACAACCGGTTATACGAAAATTTTACTTAATGTCAAATAAGATACGGAGTTTAATCACTAAAAAGTAATACGAAGTTCGATTTTTTACGTTGTTTTTTCTGTATTGTCACCGACACTAATGGTCAAAAACTCAAAATCAAAATAGTATGCAtcaaaatattattaaaatttgaatcaaaataatcaaattaataatGTCTTCAATACGATTATTCAAAAACTCCAATTATAAAAGAAGTCACTTGAGCCTATGGGCCATCATAATCGGTTTGTCAAATTGTTCCATTTGCTTGGAAGTTTCCGTAGCTTGTGCCTTGTGGCCaattaaaaatttatttaattattttcttttATCAAAATTACTATAAAATAGAATTTATGTGGAATGTGGTCGATAATTATTGATGAAGTATATATTAACAACAATTACATTTATTAAATATAGAAAAAGCTAAACCTCTTTAATATAACTTGGTATTGCAAGTTCCAAACACCTGGTATTGCAAGTAATGTCTCTACTTTTTGAGGATGAATCAAATTTTATGACCAcagaatgttttttttatattgatctattaaaacatatatttatattagTGATATTTTATTTCATCATAATAAAATATGCTGGCATTGATTAAAACCAATTACGATTGTTGCCTTAAAATTGGGCAaatttgttggtgattttaattGCTGTGTTTGGAATTTAAACGAGTTAAAAAGGATTCATATTGTGATTTAATACATGTAAGGAGGTGTGGAATGCATATTTATATATGACTGGTTTAATCGTGAATACGATGAATAACCCAAGAAGTCTTCGAGATGATGAAAATCACTAGTGTTTCATCATTCATGTGCTTTCAAGGATGAAAAACTATGGTGCCTCCTAGATATATCTAGCTACCATAAGATTAAAAAAATTTGTATTTATAGAAACTTCTTGACTCTTATGTATTTCTGGGATATTGTTATGACTGTCATATAATTGCAAATAACATTGGAATATTCAGTGTATGTACACACACTCCATATTTTGATATTTCTAAGATTCCAAACAATTCCTATACGAACATGGTATTTGCTTTTATTCTTATGCCTAAGATATTTTGTGCTTTTACTACACGATATTGCTAATAAATCATTTGTCGTATCTAAAACATAAAGACCAAATATGTTTCAAGGAATTGATTACACCGTACTCATAGTTTTCCAAAGAATTTTGATCATCAATACACCTTATTCCTCTACTTTCCAATATTTTGTCGGAAGTTATTAAAAAGATAATTTTGTTACATGCGTTATTTGTATTTTTGGAAAGTATGATTGTTTGGACGCCAAGGTCAAAAAACAAATgttattttatttcaaaattttaaaaataaattgattTATACGGTCACATATTGAAAATTGAAATATATATGACTTAATAACTTCTTTTCCGGTTTAACTATTCTCATTAAGACTTATAAACTAGTTATCATGAAACAAGTTGGCTTAGAACAAAGTGTTGTTGATGATGTAGGATAGCTTAGATCAAAGTGTTGTTGATGATGTAGTTATAGCTCTTAGTTCTTGTAATTGATTATCCTTGTTGATGTAGTTGTAGCTTTTAGTTGGTTTTATTAATATCTTTTAGAGAACACGATCAAATTCCAAAACGTCACCCAAAAAGTAGATGTGTTCGAACATTTGTAGCCATAACATAAATTACTTTCAAAAATATCTTGTCAAAGAAATCTAATATTTGATGTCAATACCTAATcatctttttaaaatctttcaTTGTTTTGCCTTTATAGATTTCAATAACATTTCGAAGTTAAAGAATAACTTGAAAACTAACCTTCATATTTGACCTTGTAATGTTAAAAACAATTGTATTTACATAAAATCCATACTTAGCggtcataaaaataaaaaatgacttTGTAGGGtaaaaaactattatttttgtatatatttactCACTTTCTTGtttttttatgttatgattacCATTAAACTCATTCGAGCTGTTCAAAAAAATACTTCCTGTAAATGTTTTCTTTGTTACAATTTACCATTGAAATTGTATCTCATTCATCTTTTTCGGCCAGCACCGTCCACCTCGTGTCACCACTGCCATAATCTTTAGCAACAATCATTATCTTCTATTATCATCATTCTCTActaca is a window of Lactuca sativa cultivar Salinas chromosome 1, Lsat_Salinas_v11, whole genome shotgun sequence DNA encoding:
- the LOC111913443 gene encoding uncharacterized protein LOC111913443 translates to MQSSSIVDASPSFNTHSSNNLTDIADRVVQELLRNDNGFGDDIFDFGVDNNRENTGEDEGVMTNTPTGNLKENEEDTPNEDEIEFEFPVVCRDSNLFPVSTADSQISRSYPLFDRSLLLDVDPNSSNDVDTSGTDPKPSPAARHSLMMLFREDLSASSSSSEADDLDRISPGTYCVWNPKSESHGKHKKSNSISFDNNSKRWKVRDLLKRSYSDDNYSAGKVDIFTPPIATKQKMNNEKVKKTEKTAKLTSAVDGGGIYSKTESNTPVHKAKAGGNRLPPYLPYRPDQQGLYANFTGSSRNFYRY